One window from the genome of Streptomyces cadmiisoli encodes:
- a CDS encoding aminotransferase class V-fold PLP-dependent enzyme, translated as MSVFTAAADQSVCTPLPVLGRDVTVPLVTGGEVTYAALDYAASAPALQRVWDDVAAYAPYYGSVHRGAGYLSQLSTDLFENARATVAEFLGCRADDQLVFTRSTTDSLNLLAAALPAGCQVFVFETEHHASLLPWRDARVRYLDAPRTPGQAVETLERALADRDPDEPALVCVTGASNVTGELWPVRELAAAAHAHGARIVLDAAQLAPHHPVSVQDLDVDWVAFSGHKLYAPFGSGVLAGRADWLRAAEPYLAGGGASRKVTRRADGGVDVEWHDSAARHEAGSPNVIGAHAVASACKALTEAGFDTLVARERQLIDAVRAGLAEVPEVRVLSLFGDDAPRVGVISFVVDGWNSSHFAAALSAEYGIGVRDGLFCAHPLVRTLLGSDPQTAGECGAPEAAPGEKSLNAIRVSFGAGTPDEHVERFVNAVKELVRDGAKWRYRTEDGRCVPAV; from the coding sequence ATGTCTGTCTTCACCGCTGCCGCCGACCAGTCCGTTTGTACCCCGCTGCCCGTTCTGGGGCGGGATGTCACCGTCCCGCTCGTCACCGGCGGCGAGGTCACGTACGCCGCGCTCGACTACGCGGCCAGCGCGCCCGCGCTCCAGCGGGTCTGGGACGACGTGGCGGCCTACGCGCCGTACTACGGCAGTGTCCACCGCGGCGCCGGGTACCTCTCCCAGCTGTCGACGGACCTGTTCGAGAACGCCCGCGCGACGGTCGCCGAGTTCCTCGGCTGCCGCGCCGACGACCAGCTGGTCTTCACCCGCTCCACCACCGACTCGCTCAACCTGCTCGCCGCCGCGCTGCCGGCCGGCTGCCAGGTCTTCGTCTTCGAGACCGAGCACCACGCCTCGCTGCTGCCCTGGCGGGACGCCCGGGTGCGGTACCTGGACGCCCCGCGCACCCCGGGGCAGGCCGTCGAGACCCTGGAGCGCGCGCTGGCCGACCGTGATCCGGACGAGCCCGCCCTCGTCTGCGTGACCGGCGCCTCGAACGTCACCGGTGAGCTGTGGCCGGTCCGGGAACTCGCCGCGGCGGCCCACGCGCACGGCGCCCGGATCGTGCTGGACGCCGCCCAACTCGCCCCGCACCACCCGGTGTCGGTACAGGACCTCGACGTCGACTGGGTCGCCTTCTCCGGGCACAAGCTCTACGCCCCGTTCGGTTCCGGGGTGCTCGCCGGCCGCGCCGACTGGCTGCGCGCGGCCGAGCCGTACCTCGCCGGAGGCGGCGCCAGCCGCAAGGTGACCCGGCGGGCGGACGGGGGAGTGGACGTGGAGTGGCACGACAGCGCCGCCCGGCACGAGGCCGGTTCCCCCAACGTCATCGGCGCCCACGCCGTCGCCTCCGCCTGCAAGGCGCTCACCGAGGCCGGGTTCGACACCCTCGTGGCCCGGGAGCGGCAGCTGATCGACGCCGTGCGCGCGGGTCTCGCCGAGGTGCCCGAGGTCAGGGTGCTGTCCCTGTTCGGGGACGACGCGCCGCGGGTCGGGGTGATCTCCTTCGTGGTGGACGGCTGGAACAGCTCCCACTTCGCCGCCGCCCTGTCCGCGGAGTACGGCATCGGTGTCAGGGACGGCCTGTTCTGCGCCCACCCGCTGGTGCGCACCCTGCTGGGCAGCGACCCGCAGACCGCGGGAGAGTGCGGGGCGCCCGAGGCGGCGCCGGGGGAGAAGTCCCTCAACGCGATCCGGGTGAGCTTCGGCGCGGGGACGCCGGACGAGCACGTGGAGCGGTTCGTGAACGCGGTGAAGGAACTGGTCCGCGACGGCGCGAAGTGGCGCTACCGGACCGAGGACGGCCGCTGCGTCCCGGCTGTCTGA
- a CDS encoding Lrp/AsnC family transcriptional regulator yields the protein MITAIVLIKTSVDRIPEIAERIAALDTVSEVFSVTGTYDLIAMVRVTQHEDLAEVIPGRISKIPGVEATDTHVAFRTYSQHDLEAAFAIGLDS from the coding sequence GTGATCACCGCGATCGTCCTCATCAAGACCAGCGTGGACCGGATCCCCGAGATCGCCGAGCGGATCGCGGCACTCGACACCGTCAGCGAGGTCTTCTCCGTCACCGGCACCTACGACCTGATCGCGATGGTCCGGGTCACGCAGCACGAGGATCTGGCGGAGGTCATCCCCGGGCGGATCAGCAAGATCCCCGGGGTGGAGGCGACCGACACGCACGTCGCGTTCCGTACGTACTCGCAGCACGACCTGGAAGCGGCCTTCGCCATCGGCCTGGACTCCTGA
- a CDS encoding rhomboid family intramembrane serine protease, with translation MISIWSASTRRAGRRPAAPVTYGLIALCCAIFLIGPASGLSPTYGTGDDLLAAQRAYFRHWGVIPAELFEDSPRAALTPATALFVHGSWLHLLGNMLFLYVFGVMTEERMGRIEFTFFYLGCGCLALIGYAAAGAGSGYPLVGASGAISAVLGAFLFLFPGARVTSLLPFLLFLPLRFPAWVVLPFWAALQWLAAGQASIGPGVAYLAHLVGFALGFLYACTRFRGTAGPAVPITADPRDDRA, from the coding sequence ATGATCAGCATCTGGAGCGCCTCCACGCGCCGGGCGGGGCGGCGGCCGGCGGCGCCGGTGACGTACGGCCTGATCGCCCTGTGCTGCGCAATCTTCCTGATCGGCCCGGCCTCGGGCCTCAGTCCGACGTACGGCACCGGCGATGATCTGCTCGCCGCGCAGCGAGCGTATTTCCGCCACTGGGGTGTGATTCCCGCAGAACTGTTCGAGGACTCCCCCCGGGCCGCCCTGACCCCGGCGACCGCGCTCTTCGTGCACGGCAGCTGGCTGCATCTGCTCGGCAACATGCTGTTCCTCTACGTCTTCGGCGTGATGACCGAGGAGAGGATGGGCCGGATCGAGTTCACCTTCTTCTACCTCGGCTGCGGCTGCCTGGCACTGATCGGCTACGCGGCCGCCGGCGCCGGCTCCGGGTACCCGCTCGTCGGCGCCTCGGGAGCGATCTCGGCGGTCCTCGGCGCGTTCCTGTTCCTCTTCCCCGGAGCGCGGGTGACCAGTCTGCTGCCGTTCCTGCTCTTCCTGCCGCTGCGCTTCCCCGCCTGGGTCGTCCTGCCGTTCTGGGCGGCTCTCCAGTGGCTCGCGGCGGGCCAGGCGTCCATCGGGCCCGGCGTGGCGTACCTGGCGCATCTGGTGGGCTTCGCGCTGGGCTTCCTCTACGCGTGCACACGGTTTCGCGGTACGGCCGGACCGGCCGTGCCGATCACGGCGGATCCGCGCGACGACAGGGCGTGA
- a CDS encoding NYN domain-containing protein has product MVETAGGGPGDGAAEVLDRPLPESVRRRVVQIVSDGFGGLTVAELPAQLRQYARFAPNRRAKFAGNAMAAALESDPLFRQRIGEKLREAEPDIAAALDSGAPPAAADPLDVAAAAYVLRPTGWVKLVTAAGEEAQRADAERADEESRAELERLRAELAAARDHTRAETERLRAELDGARKEAESLHRKLRAALSDVKRGEAALRKVQVEIEAVRAEGHAQLSAADSETRRLKARLGEAEAALEATRKAAREGRSVEDMRVRLLLDTVLDAAQGLRRELALPPVSVRPAETVDAVEPGRMTPKDIAARALSDSDPAVLDQLLALPQAHLVVDGYNVTKTGYPQMPLEKQRLRLLGQLSQLAAQSGAEVTCVFDGAELAAPVLLAPPRGVRVLFSKPGVTADELIRQLVRAEPPGRPVIVVSTDREVADGVARAGARPVASAVLLRRFQRI; this is encoded by the coding sequence ATGGTGGAGACCGCAGGCGGGGGGCCGGGCGACGGCGCCGCTGAGGTGCTCGACCGACCCCTGCCCGAAAGCGTGCGCCGGCGGGTCGTGCAGATCGTCTCGGACGGCTTCGGCGGGCTGACCGTCGCCGAGCTGCCCGCGCAGCTGCGGCAGTACGCCCGGTTCGCGCCGAACCGCCGGGCAAAGTTCGCGGGCAACGCGATGGCCGCGGCGCTGGAGAGCGACCCGCTGTTCCGGCAGCGCATCGGTGAGAAGCTGCGGGAGGCCGAGCCGGACATCGCGGCGGCCCTCGACTCCGGGGCGCCGCCGGCGGCCGCGGACCCGCTGGACGTGGCGGCCGCGGCGTACGTGCTGCGTCCCACCGGTTGGGTCAAGCTGGTCACCGCCGCCGGCGAGGAGGCCCAGCGGGCCGACGCCGAGCGCGCCGACGAGGAGAGCCGGGCCGAACTGGAGCGGCTGCGCGCCGAACTCGCCGCCGCCCGTGACCACACCCGGGCCGAGACCGAGCGGCTGCGCGCCGAACTGGACGGCGCCCGGAAGGAAGCCGAATCGCTTCACCGCAAGCTGCGCGCGGCCCTCAGCGACGTCAAGCGCGGCGAGGCGGCACTGCGCAAGGTGCAGGTCGAGATCGAGGCGGTGCGCGCCGAGGGGCACGCCCAACTGTCCGCGGCCGACAGCGAGACGCGCCGGCTCAAAGCGAGGCTGGGGGAGGCGGAGGCCGCCCTGGAGGCCACGCGGAAGGCCGCGCGCGAGGGGCGCAGCGTCGAGGACATGCGGGTGCGGCTGCTGCTGGACACCGTGCTGGACGCGGCGCAGGGGCTCCGGCGCGAGCTGGCGCTGCCGCCGGTGTCGGTACGGCCCGCCGAGACCGTGGACGCGGTCGAACCCGGACGAATGACCCCGAAGGACATCGCCGCGCGGGCGTTGTCCGACAGCGATCCGGCGGTCCTCGACCAGTTGCTGGCGCTGCCGCAGGCCCATCTGGTCGTCGACGGCTACAACGTCACCAAGACCGGCTATCCCCAGATGCCGCTGGAGAAGCAGCGCCTGCGGCTGCTCGGCCAGCTCTCGCAGCTCGCCGCCCAGTCCGGCGCCGAGGTCACCTGCGTCTTCGACGGGGCGGAGCTGGCCGCGCCGGTGCTGCTCGCGCCGCCGCGCGGGGTGCGGGTGCTGTTCTCCAAGCCCGGCGTCACCGCGGACGAGTTGATCCGCCAGCTGGTCCGCGCCGAGCCGCCGGGCCGGCCGGTCATCGTCGTGTCGACCGACCGCGAGGTGGCCGACGGGGTGGCGCGGGCGGGGGCGCGTCCGGTGGCGTCCGCGGTGCTTCTGCGGCGATTCCAGCGGATTTGA
- a CDS encoding NlpC/P60 family protein, translated as MASHRRPKQPSRTRVTVLTTAAAAAVALSSQAANAAPSEKPSKDEVKSKVDKLYEEAEQATEKYNGAKEKQEKLQKEISTIQDNVARGQEEVNELRDGLGSMASAQYRSGGIDPSLQLFLSADPEDYLDKASTLDQLSSQQVESLKKIQEKQRELAQQRSEASNKLKDLASTRTELGKKKKEVQGKLGEAQRLLNSLTAAEKAALAAEEERASRSSADRVDLGNAATGSGRAMAAFQAAQSKIGTPYVYGASGPSSFDCSGLTSWAFAQAGVSIPRISQAQANAGTRIYSQSDLKVGDLVIFYGDLHHVGFYAGNGQVLHAPRTGTVVRYESINNMPYQFGVRI; from the coding sequence GTGGCGTCCCACCGTCGACCCAAGCAGCCCAGTCGCACCCGTGTGACGGTGCTGACCACCGCAGCAGCCGCTGCCGTCGCTCTCAGCTCGCAGGCGGCCAACGCCGCGCCGAGCGAGAAGCCGAGCAAGGACGAGGTCAAGTCCAAGGTCGACAAGCTCTACGAAGAGGCCGAGCAGGCCACGGAGAAGTACAACGGGGCCAAGGAGAAGCAGGAGAAGCTCCAGAAGGAGATCTCCACGATCCAGGACAACGTCGCGCGCGGCCAGGAAGAGGTCAACGAGCTGCGTGACGGCCTCGGTTCGATGGCCAGCGCGCAGTACCGCTCCGGTGGCATCGACCCCTCCCTCCAGCTGTTCCTCTCGGCCGACCCGGAGGACTACCTGGACAAGGCCTCCACGCTCGACCAGTTGAGCAGCCAGCAGGTCGAGTCGCTGAAGAAGATCCAGGAGAAGCAGCGCGAGCTCGCGCAGCAGCGCTCCGAGGCGTCGAACAAGCTCAAGGACCTCGCCTCCACCCGGACCGAACTGGGCAAGAAGAAGAAGGAAGTCCAGGGCAAGCTCGGCGAGGCGCAGAGGCTGCTCAACTCGCTCACGGCCGCCGAGAAGGCCGCGCTGGCCGCCGAGGAGGAGCGGGCCAGCCGTTCCTCCGCGGACCGCGTGGACCTCGGCAACGCCGCCACCGGATCGGGCCGCGCCATGGCCGCCTTCCAGGCCGCGCAGAGCAAGATCGGCACCCCCTACGTCTACGGCGCCTCCGGCCCGTCCTCCTTCGACTGCTCGGGTCTGACGTCCTGGGCCTTCGCGCAGGCCGGCGTCAGCATCCCGCGTATCTCGCAGGCCCAGGCCAACGCCGGTACGCGCATCTACAGCCAGTCCGACCTCAAGGTCGGCGACCTGGTGATCTTCTACGGCGACCTGCACCACGTCGGCTTCTACGCCGGCAACGGCCAGGTGCTGCACGCGCCGCGCACCGGCACCGTGGTCCGCTACGAGTCGATCAACAACATGCCGTACCAGTTCGGCGTCCGGATCTGA
- a CDS encoding NlpC/P60 family protein — protein sequence MGSHRRPAPSGFDRGACVTRLAVGVLSAAAAAAVGAVPAQAAPHDDTRAEVDRLFAAAEKATEAYNEADERSDRLRGQVSRAQDRIAQQQDRINTMREALGSLAGAQYRSGGLDPSLALLFSDDPDDYLDKASVLDRITAHQAGQLRQLQEAMRELTQEREQAAGKLGELERSRKAVAAHKRSVEKKLAAARNLLNSLPDAERAAYDRASRSGRGDMPDLGSDTPASGRAAAAAAAARSALGRPYVWGANGPGGFDCSGLMQWSYGQAGVALPRTSQAQRAAGRQVPLSQARPGDLVTYRNDASHVAMYMGNGQVIHAPYPGAPVRYDPVGMMPVSGVTRV from the coding sequence GTGGGGTCTCATCGCCGTCCTGCACCGTCCGGGTTCGACCGGGGCGCCTGCGTGACGCGCCTCGCCGTCGGAGTACTGTCGGCCGCCGCCGCGGCGGCCGTCGGCGCGGTGCCGGCCCAGGCCGCGCCGCACGACGACACCCGTGCCGAGGTGGACCGCCTCTTCGCGGCGGCCGAGAAGGCAACCGAGGCCTACAACGAGGCCGACGAACGCAGCGACCGGCTGCGCGGGCAGGTGAGCCGGGCCCAGGACCGGATCGCCCAGCAGCAGGACCGCATCAACACCATGCGGGAGGCGCTCGGTTCGCTCGCCGGAGCCCAGTACCGCTCCGGCGGCCTCGACCCCTCGCTCGCGCTGCTGTTCTCCGACGATCCGGACGACTACCTCGACAAGGCGTCCGTCCTGGACCGGATCACCGCCCATCAGGCCGGGCAGCTCAGGCAGCTCCAGGAGGCCATGCGCGAACTCACCCAGGAGCGCGAGCAGGCGGCCGGGAAGCTCGGCGAACTCGAGCGGAGCCGCAAGGCCGTCGCCGCCCACAAGCGCTCCGTCGAGAAGAAGCTCGCCGCCGCACGGAACCTGCTCAACTCCCTGCCGGACGCCGAGCGCGCCGCCTACGACCGGGCCTCCCGCTCCGGCCGCGGCGACATGCCCGACCTCGGCAGCGACACCCCGGCCTCCGGGCGGGCGGCCGCCGCGGCCGCCGCCGCACGCTCCGCGCTCGGCAGGCCCTACGTGTGGGGCGCCAACGGGCCGGGAGGCTTCGACTGCTCGGGCCTGATGCAGTGGTCATACGGGCAGGCCGGGGTCGCCCTGCCCCGCACGTCGCAGGCCCAGCGGGCGGCGGGCCGGCAGGTCCCGCTCTCCCAGGCCCGGCCCGGCGACCTGGTCACCTACCGCAACGACGCCAGCCACGTCGCGATGTACATGGGCAACGGCCAGGTGATCCACGCCCCCTACCCCGGAGCGCCGGTGCGCTACGACCCGGTGGGGATGATGCCGGTCTCCGGGGTCACCAGGGTCTGA
- a CDS encoding glycosyltransferase 87 family protein, which yields MDSTRTTRPSAGLVLVWALTRLVLLLFVLKVFVFPGPDVTSDVSGIYRGWYEVLRTGTFPLDDVTWQYPPAAALAILSPALLFFLDYAQAFFVLAFLADLAVLALLLWAGLRPGRSSRGAWTWVVGVPLLGPTVYARYDVMVTAVAVAALLAGVGRPRLMGALTGFAAMLKVWPVLLLVGAVRRRAWAAAAVTAGVLAALFPLLMPGAFAFLTFQRDRGTEVESLGGLVFHVARQFGWDGEVLLNYGSVEFLGPYVDVVSAAALALTGMAFGWLVLWRLLASRFLPHTLAEAAFVAVLLFTTTSRVISPQYMVWLVGLAAVCLCFSRTTMLLPARLVLVASFVTVLEFPVWFSHVVASDPLGVTLLFVRNGLLVLASVTAARALWRSTVPRAGAGTPLPGRPARTEDPVSP from the coding sequence GTGGACAGCACGCGCACGACGCGGCCCTCGGCAGGTCTCGTGCTGGTCTGGGCGCTGACCCGGCTGGTGCTCCTCCTGTTCGTCCTGAAGGTCTTCGTCTTCCCCGGCCCGGACGTCACCAGCGACGTCTCCGGCATCTACCGGGGCTGGTACGAGGTGCTGCGCACCGGCACGTTCCCGCTGGACGACGTCACCTGGCAGTACCCGCCGGCCGCCGCGCTGGCGATCCTGTCCCCCGCGCTGCTGTTCTTCCTGGACTACGCGCAGGCCTTCTTCGTCCTCGCGTTCCTGGCCGACCTGGCCGTCCTCGCCCTGCTGCTGTGGGCGGGCCTGCGCCCGGGGCGGTCGTCGCGCGGTGCGTGGACCTGGGTGGTGGGCGTGCCCCTGCTCGGCCCCACGGTGTACGCGCGCTACGACGTCATGGTCACCGCGGTCGCCGTGGCGGCGCTCCTCGCGGGCGTCGGGCGCCCCCGGCTGATGGGGGCGCTGACGGGCTTCGCGGCGATGCTCAAGGTGTGGCCGGTGCTGCTGCTGGTGGGTGCCGTGCGCCGCCGGGCGTGGGCCGCGGCGGCGGTGACGGCCGGGGTGCTGGCGGCGCTGTTCCCCCTCCTCATGCCCGGGGCGTTCGCCTTCCTGACCTTCCAGCGCGACCGGGGCACCGAGGTGGAGTCGCTGGGCGGCCTGGTGTTCCACGTGGCCCGGCAGTTCGGCTGGGACGGGGAGGTGCTGCTCAACTACGGGTCGGTGGAGTTCCTCGGCCCGTACGTCGACGTGGTCAGCGCCGCGGCGCTGGCGCTCACCGGGATGGCGTTCGGCTGGCTCGTGCTGTGGCGGCTGCTGGCCTCGCGGTTCCTGCCGCACACCCTCGCGGAGGCCGCCTTCGTGGCGGTCCTGCTGTTCACCACCACCAGCCGGGTGATCAGCCCGCAGTACATGGTGTGGCTGGTCGGTCTGGCGGCGGTGTGCCTCTGCTTCTCGCGCACCACGATGCTGCTGCCGGCCCGGCTGGTGCTGGTGGCGTCGTTCGTGACGGTGCTGGAGTTCCCGGTGTGGTTCTCGCACGTCGTCGCGAGCGACCCGCTCGGCGTCACGCTGCTGTTCGTCCGCAACGGGCTGCTGGTCCTGGCCTCGGTCACCGCGGCCCGCGCCCTGTGGCGCTCGACGGTGCCGCGGGCCGGCGCGGGAACGCCCCTGCCCGGCCGCCCGGCCCGCACCGAGGACCCCGTCTCCCCCTGA
- a CDS encoding glycosyltransferase family 4 protein, with amino-acid sequence MRKTLIVTNDFPPRPGGIQAFLHNMALRLDPERLVVYASTWKRGREGVEATAAFDAEQPFTVVRDRTTMLLPTPAATRRAVELLRTHGCTSVWFGAAAPLGLMAPALRRAGAERLVATTHGHEAGWAQLPAARQLLGRIGESTDTLTYLGEYTRSRIATALSADAAARMRQLPPGVDEKTFHPDSGGDRVRARLGLTDRPVVVCVSRLVPRKGQDTLILAMPRILAEQPDAVLLIVGGGPYEKELRRLARETRVQDSVVFTGAVPWSELPAHYGAGDVFAMPCRTRRGGLDVEGLGIVYLEASATGLPVVAGDSGGAPDAVLDGETGWVVRGGSVEDTADRIAALLADPELRSRMGERGRRWVEEKWRWDLLAERLKELL; translated from the coding sequence ATGCGCAAGACCCTGATCGTGACGAACGACTTCCCGCCCAGGCCCGGCGGCATCCAGGCGTTCCTCCACAACATGGCACTCCGGCTCGACCCCGAGCGCCTCGTCGTCTACGCCTCCACCTGGAAGCGCGGCCGGGAGGGCGTCGAGGCGACGGCCGCCTTCGACGCCGAGCAGCCCTTCACCGTCGTACGCGACCGGACGACCATGCTGCTGCCGACGCCCGCGGCGACCCGCCGGGCCGTCGAGCTGCTGCGGACGCACGGCTGCACGTCCGTGTGGTTCGGGGCGGCGGCGCCGCTCGGGCTGATGGCACCGGCGCTGCGCCGGGCGGGCGCGGAGCGCCTGGTGGCGACCACCCACGGGCACGAGGCGGGCTGGGCCCAGCTCCCCGCCGCGCGGCAGCTGCTGGGCCGGATCGGCGAGTCCACCGACACCCTCACCTACCTCGGTGAGTACACCCGGTCACGGATCGCCACCGCGCTCTCCGCGGACGCCGCCGCCCGGATGCGGCAGCTGCCGCCCGGGGTCGACGAGAAGACCTTCCACCCCGACTCCGGCGGAGACCGGGTGCGCGCCCGGCTCGGCCTCACCGACCGGCCCGTGGTCGTGTGCGTCTCGCGGCTCGTGCCCCGCAAGGGCCAGGACACGCTGATCCTCGCGATGCCGCGGATCCTGGCCGAGCAGCCCGACGCGGTCCTGCTGATCGTCGGCGGCGGGCCCTACGAGAAGGAGCTGCGCCGGCTCGCCCGGGAGACCCGGGTGCAGGACTCGGTGGTCTTCACCGGGGCGGTGCCCTGGTCGGAGCTGCCCGCCCACTACGGCGCGGGTGACGTGTTCGCCATGCCGTGCCGCACCCGGCGCGGCGGCCTGGACGTCGAGGGCCTGGGCATCGTCTATCTGGAGGCGTCCGCCACGGGACTGCCCGTCGTCGCCGGGGACTCCGGCGGCGCGCCCGACGCCGTGCTCGACGGGGAGACCGGCTGGGTGGTGCGGGGCGGTTCCGTCGAGGACACCGCCGACCGGATCGCCGCGCTGCTCGCCGACCCCGAACTGCGCAGCCGGATGGGCGAGCGGGGCCGGCGGTGGGTCGAGGAGAAGTGGCGGTGGGATCTGCTCGCGGAGCGCCTCAAGGAGCTTCTGTAG
- a CDS encoding AMP-dependent synthetase/ligase, translating into MREFSLPALYEVPSDGNLTDIVRRNAAQHPDVAVIARKVGGAWHDVTATAFLDEVRAAAKGLIASGVQPGDRVGLMSRTRYEWTLLDFAIWSAGAVTVPVYETSSPEQVQWILGDSGATVCVTELDSHAAAVESVRDRLPALKHVWQIEGGGVEELVRLGKDVSDATVEERSSLAKADDPATIVYTSGTTGRPKGCVLTHRAFFAECGNIVERLRPLFRTGECSVLLFLPLAHVFGRLVQVAPMMAPIKLGCVPDVKNLTDELAAFRPTLILGVPRVFEKVYNSARAKAQADGKGKIFDKAADTAIAYSKALDTPSGPALGLKIKHKVFDRLVYSKLRAVLGGRGEYAISGGAPLGERLGHFFRGIGFTVLEGYGLTESCAATAFNPWDRQKIGTVGQPLPGSVVRIADDGEVLLHGEHLFKEYWNNPGASEEALADGWFHTGDIGTLDEDGYLRITGRKKEILVTAGGKNVAPAVLEDRIRAHALVAECMVVGDARPFVGALVTIDEEFLGRWAADHGKPAGSTAASLRDDPDLVAAIQSAVDDGNAAVSQAESVRRFRILGSQFTEDSGHLTPSLKLKRNVVAKDFAGEIEALYQK; encoded by the coding sequence TTGCGCGAGTTCAGCCTTCCGGCTTTGTACGAGGTCCCCTCGGACGGCAACCTGACGGACATCGTCCGCAGGAACGCCGCGCAGCATCCCGACGTCGCCGTGATCGCCCGCAAGGTGGGCGGCGCCTGGCACGACGTGACGGCCACCGCCTTCCTCGACGAGGTCCGGGCCGCCGCCAAGGGGCTCATCGCCTCCGGTGTCCAGCCCGGCGACCGGGTGGGCCTGATGTCCCGCACCCGCTACGAGTGGACCCTCCTGGACTTCGCGATCTGGAGCGCGGGCGCGGTGACCGTGCCGGTGTACGAGACCAGCTCGCCGGAGCAGGTGCAGTGGATCCTCGGCGACTCGGGCGCGACGGTCTGCGTCACGGAACTGGACAGCCACGCCGCCGCCGTCGAGTCGGTGCGCGACCGGCTGCCCGCCCTGAAGCACGTCTGGCAGATCGAGGGCGGCGGCGTCGAGGAGCTCGTCCGCCTCGGCAAGGACGTGAGCGACGCGACGGTCGAGGAGCGCAGCTCCCTGGCGAAGGCCGACGACCCGGCGACGATCGTGTACACCTCGGGCACCACCGGCCGCCCCAAGGGCTGTGTGCTGACCCACCGCGCCTTCTTCGCGGAATGCGGCAACATCGTGGAGCGGCTGCGTCCGCTGTTCCGCACCGGTGAGTGCAGCGTCCTGCTGTTCCTGCCGCTCGCGCACGTCTTCGGCCGGCTGGTGCAGGTCGCGCCGATGATGGCGCCGATCAAGCTGGGCTGCGTCCCGGACGTCAAGAACCTCACCGACGAACTGGCCGCGTTCCGGCCGACGTTGATCCTCGGTGTGCCGCGTGTCTTCGAGAAGGTCTACAACTCCGCGCGGGCCAAGGCGCAGGCGGACGGCAAGGGCAAGATCTTCGACAAGGCGGCGGACACCGCGATCGCCTACAGCAAGGCGCTGGACACCCCGTCGGGCCCGGCCCTCGGCCTGAAGATCAAGCACAAGGTCTTCGACCGGCTCGTCTACAGCAAGCTGCGCGCCGTGCTCGGCGGCCGCGGGGAGTACGCCATCTCCGGCGGAGCCCCGCTCGGCGAGCGCCTCGGCCACTTCTTCCGCGGCATCGGCTTCACGGTCCTGGAGGGCTACGGCCTCACCGAGTCCTGCGCCGCCACCGCCTTCAACCCCTGGGACCGGCAGAAGATCGGCACGGTCGGCCAGCCGCTGCCGGGCTCGGTGGTGCGGATCGCGGACGACGGCGAGGTGCTGCTGCACGGCGAGCACCTGTTCAAGGAGTACTGGAACAACCCGGGCGCGAGCGAGGAGGCCCTCGCCGACGGCTGGTTCCACACCGGCGACATCGGCACCCTCGACGAGGACGGCTACCTCAGGATCACCGGCCGCAAGAAGGAGATCCTGGTGACCGCGGGCGGCAAGAACGTCGCCCCGGCCGTGCTCGAGGACCGCATCCGGGCACACGCCCTGGTCGCGGAGTGCATGGTGGTCGGCGACGCGCGGCCGTTCGTGGGCGCCCTGGTCACCATCGACGAGGAGTTCCTGGGCCGCTGGGCCGCCGACCACGGCAAGCCGGCCGGTTCCACCGCCGCCTCGCTGCGGGACGACCCGGACCTGGTGGCCGCGATCCAGTCCGCGGTCGACGACGGCAACGCGGCGGTGTCGCAGGCCGAGTCGGTGCGCAGGTTCCGGATCCTGGGCTCGCAGTTCACCGAGGACTCGGGGCACCTGACCCCGTCGCTGAAGCTGAAGCGGAACGTGGTCGCGAAGGACTTCGCGGGCGAGATCGAGGCCCTCTACCAGAAGTGA